CAAGCGGTATCTATCGCAGGGTTAGGGCAGACTGAACAGATTAAGCACGTGATGGGCTTGGTTAACAATCAGCTTGACAGTGGCGGCACGTTTGCGGACTTTCAAAACGCAGTTAAAGCAGGTGATATTGACATCAACCTGCCAAGGCATCGGCTAGATAATATCTTTAGAACTAACATTCAAGGCGCTTATGGCCGTGGTCGATGGTATCAGCAGCAACAGAATAAAGATGAACGCCCTTATTTGATGCGTGACGGCATTAATGATATTCGACAGCGCCCAGCTCATAAAGTGCTAGATGGTGTAGTCAGACATATCGATGATCCATTTTGGGCGACACACTACGCACCATCGGGTTATCGTTGTCGCTGTATTATGCGCTCGCTTACCGAATCTCAAGCTCAAGCAAAAGGTATTACTGATGATGGTAATTTGCCAAGCGTGCCAAACGATAAAGGTTGGATCGGTGGCACGCCGGCTCAGTATACAGGCAACATGAATAAGCTAGTCAATGACAAGATAGCTGAACTCGCTATCACGTACTACAAGCAATCAGACGCAATCTTGGCAGCAAGACAGCGCATCGAAGCGGCTATTACAGTGATGTTGGCACAGCCGATACCTGAGTTAGCGACATTGATTGATGAAGCGCAAAAGCTGATTGAGGAGCAAAGTGAATGAAGATTATAGAGAGTCATGATTACATAAG
This window of the Psychrobacter arcticus 273-4 genome carries:
- a CDS encoding phage head morphogenesis protein — encoded protein: MPATAAFDVKFIEAIAYALNREVVLPDNYYNVMTPIQRQQAVSIAGLGQTEQIKHVMGLVNNQLDSGGTFADFQNAVKAGDIDINLPRHRLDNIFRTNIQGAYGRGRWYQQQQNKDERPYLMRDGINDIRQRPAHKVLDGVVRHIDDPFWATHYAPSGYRCRCIMRSLTESQAQAKGITDDGNLPSVPNDKGWIGGTPAQYTGNMNKLVNDKIAELAITYYKQSDAILAARQRIEAAITVMLAQPIPELATLIDEAQKLIEEQSE